One window of the Clarias gariepinus isolate MV-2021 ecotype Netherlands unplaced genomic scaffold, CGAR_prim_01v2 scaffold_31, whole genome shotgun sequence genome contains the following:
- the faah2a gene encoding fatty-acid amide hydrolase 2-A — MASTRLERLCARLLRALVQAVLALFRLLAAPRRGGGSDGHRGLSPITEPLLRVPAVQLARNIRRKQVTSVQVVQAYIDRIQEVNPLINALVKDRFAAALQEAAQVDKLIEEETGGEDVLEDRLPLLGVPFTVKEAFALQGMPNSTGLLSRRGVISGGDAPPVALLKRAGAIPLGVTNCSELAMWLESHNHLYGITRNPYDLGRIAGGSSGGEGSIIGSGASVIGVGSDIGGSIRMPCFFNGIFGHKPTSGIVSNRGQYPPASGQQPDFLCTGPMCRYAEDLLPVLKIMAGPNAEKLSLSAKVDLRKLRFFSVPHDGGSPLLSPVDPQLIQAQKKVVEHLEADLGVQVEELRIPQLKYSFQIWGAMMSSPGSDGKAPTTFAELMGGGEKRVWPVWELFKWFLGLSSHTMAAIGLALVEMFHSSKPSQFILQQKESLQKDLEELLGTDGVLLYPSHPQLAPKHHQPLVTPFNFSYTGIFNILGLPVTQCPLGLSEEGLPLGLQLVSGKLQDRLSLATALYLEKAFGGWREPGVEEHTLNKTLYNDSNAA, encoded by the exons ATGGCCTCGACGCGTCTGGAGCGGCTCTGTGCTCGGCTGCTGCGCGCGCTGGTTCAGGCGGTTCTGGCGCTGTTCCGGCTGCTCGCGGCTCCGCGGCGGGGGGGGGGCTCGGACGGTCACCGGGGGCTGTCCCCCATCACCGAGCCGCTGCTGCGCGTGCCCGCCGTCCAGCTCGCGCGGAACATCCGCCGCAAACAA GTAACGAGTGTTCAGGTGGTTCAGGCCTACATCGATCGCATCCAGGAAGTCAACCCACTGATCAATGCTTTGGTTAAAGACAG GTTTGCTGCAGCGCTCCAAGAGGCAGCACAGGTGGATAAACTGATAGAGGAGGAGACGGGAGGAGAGGATGTACTAGAGGATAGGCTTCCTCTTCTCGGAGTGCCCTTCACTGTGAAAGAGGCCTTCGCCCTGCAGG GCATGCCCAACTCCACAGGACTGCTGAGCAGGAGGGGGGTGATTTCAGGAGGAGATGCCCCACCTGTGGCTCTGTTAAAGCGGGCTGGAGCTATTCCACTGGGCGTGACCAACTGCAGTGAGCTTGCCATGTGGCTGGAGTCTCACAACCACCTTTACGGCATCACCAGGAACCCTTATGACCTCGGGAGGATAGCAGGGGGCAGCTCAG gTGGAGAGGGAAGTATAATAGGTAGTGGAGCGTCTGTGATTGGAGTGGGATCAGACATTGGAGGAAGCATCCGAATGCCTTGTTTTTTTAACGGTATTTTTGGACACAAGCCAACATCAG GTATAGTGAGTAACAGAGGTCAGTATCCTCCAGCGTCTGGACAGCAGCCAGACTTCCTCTGCACAGGCCCGATGTGCCGCTACGCTGAGGATCTCCTGCCCGTGCTGAAGATTATGGCCGGACCCAATGCAGAAAA ATTATCCCTCTCTGCTAAAGTGGATCTAAGGAAACTCCGGTTCTTCTCAGTTCCTCATGATGGAGGATCACCTCTTCTGTCTCCTGTAGACCCTCAACTCATTCAGGCACagaaaaaa GTGGTGGAACACTTAGAGGCTGACTTAGGGGTTCAAGTTGAAGAACTGCGCATCCCTCAGCTCAAATATTCCTTTCAGATCTGGGGAGCCATGATGTCCTCGCCTGGCAGTGATGGAAAG GCCCCTACTACGTTTGCTGAGCTCATGGGCGGAGGAGAGAAgagggtgtggcctgtgtgggAGCTTTTCAAATGGTTCCTTGGATTGTCCTCTCACACCATGGCTGCTATAG GTCTGGCTCTGGTGGAGATGTTTCATAGCTCAAAGCCGTCTCAGTTCATTCTTCAGCAGAAAGAGAGTTTGCAAAAGGATCTGGAGGAGCTTTTGGGTACTGACGGAGTGCTTTTGTACCCTTCACACCCTCAGCTCGCACCCAAACACCACCAGCCCCTGGTCACCCCGTTCAATTTCTCTTACACAG ggaTCTTTAATATCCTCGGGCTGCCGGTGACCCAGTGCCCTTTAGGACTCAGTGAGGAGGGTTTGCCCCTTGGACTGCAGCTTGTATCAGGGAAGCTACAGGATCGTCTCTCTTTGGCTACGGCTCTGTACCTGGAGAAAGCTTTCGGTGGATGGAGGGAGCCGGGTGTCGAAGAACACACACTAAACAAAACCTTATATAATGACAGTAATGCTGCATAA
- the tesk1a gene encoding dual specificity testis-specific protein kinase 2 translates to MDQDETSTEIWEPPLHGLHGPNRMRPSSYRALRSAVSSLARIDDFFCEKIGSGFFSEVFKVQHRITGQVMALKMNTLASNKANMLREVQLMNRLCHPNILRFLGVCVHEGQLHALTEYINGGNLEQLLDSDMSLPWTVRIGLSLDIARGLQYLHSKGIFHRDLTSKNCLVRCENAVFTAVVGDFGLAEKIPDYSDGVEKQPLAVVGSPYWMAPEVLRGEIYDEKVDVFAFGIILCEIIARIEADPDVLPRTEDFGLDVETFEQMVGDCPPALLNLAVGCCNMCAVSRPSFSDIVVTLERMERESEKTKTPVIIEPVAADESPYRRRSSPCQLGIQRLARSQSALLPPASSPCVGTPVRLNPFSLRHDLNGGRIKLFDTPSKSLISLTFTLPPPPEPSSSPPLCGASTLRGPPRRCQSLPCTPELGRPLTSFHEPGTESVEESHGEKQETGKEMAGTDDVGQDSGLVLDLDMVSLERVDEEEEDEEEEEDKEVEMEELCRIEPMDCTSSFDALEGALRSTAKPLLHSSYSPSSSFSPQPNGWKVPISNGPPSLPPLPRLDNNNSMLGVGRVPWVRLSGYHGHHAPSRLAPPPEQDDIISCPGCCLVGFSFPSVCLRGAPPSRRTPSLRQYRNLNGGEAAAGRANNGLMCRGAKGLAPLTMTCEPGLPLPEAQT, encoded by the exons ATGGATCAGGATGAGACGAGCACAGAGATTTGGGAGCCGCCCCTGCATGGACTCCACGGGCCCAACCGCATGCGGCCTTCATCGTACCGCGCTCTGCGGAGCGCCGTGTCCAGCCTGGCACGAATCGATGATTTCTTCTGTGAGAAGATCGGTTCTGGTTTCTTCTCTGAGGTTTTCAAG GTCCAGCACAGGATCACAGGGCAGGTGATGGCTCTGAAGATGAACACGCTGGCGAGCAACAAAGCCAACATGCTGCGAGAAGTGCAGTTAATGAATCGCCTCTGTCATCCCAACATcctcag GTTCTTGGGGGTGTGTGTCCATGAGGGACAGCTTCATGCTCTGACTGAG TACATTAATGGTGGAAATCTGGAGCAGCTGCTGGACAGTGACATGTCCTTACCCTGGACTGTGAGGATAGGACTGTCTCTGGACATCGCACGAGGACTGCAGTACCTCCACAGCAAAGGCATTTTCCACCGAGACCTCACTtccaag AACTGTTTAGTGCGCTGTGAGAACGCTGTTTTCACGGCTGTGGTCGGAGATTTTGGCCTGGCGGAGAAAATCCCTGATTacag TGATGGAGTGGAGAAGCAGCCTCTGGCTGTGGTTGGCTCCCCCTACTGGATGGCTCCGGAAGTGCTCAGAGGAGAGATTTATGATGAGAag GTGGATGTTTTCGCGTTCGGTATCATTCTGTGTGAGATCATTGCTCGGATCGAGGCCGACCCTGACGTCCTCCCACGAACAGAG GACTTTGGACTAGATGTGGAAACCTTTGAGCAAATGGTTGGAGACTGTCCACCTGCTTTGCTTAACCTGGCTGTTGGCTGCTGCAAC ATGTGTGCAGTGAGTCGTCCTTCTTTCTCTGACATTGTTGTGACCTTGGAGAGGATGGAGAGGGAAAGTGAGAAGACTAAGACACCAGTTATTATAG AACCTGTTGCTGCAGATGAGAGCCCATACAGGAGGCGGAGTTCGCCGTGCCAATTGGGTATCCAGCGCCTCGCACGGAGTCAGTCTGCCCTGTTGCCACCAGCCTCGAGTCCATGCGTGGGTACACCGGTGCGCCTTAACCCCTTCTCTTTACGCCATGACCTGAATGGTGGCCGCATTAAGCTCTTCGACACACCCAGCAAGTCACTTATTTCCCTGACCTTTACTTTGCCCCCACCCCCTGAGCCTTCCTCTTCTCCACCACTGTGCGGCGCCTCAACACTTCGAGGTCCACCTCGCCGGTGCCAGTCCTTACCCTGCACTCCTGAACTTGGTCGACCTTTGACCTCATTTCATGAGCCTGGAACTGAAAGTGTGGAAGAGAGTCATGGAGAAAAACAAGAGACAGGGAAGGAGATGGCTGGCACAGATGATGTTGGGCAAGACTCCGGTTTGGTGCTGGATCTAGATATGGTGTCTTTGGAGCGAGTGGATGAAGAAGAGGAAgacgaggaggaagaggaggataaAGAAGTAGAGATGGAGGAACTCTGTCGGATTGAACCCATGGACTGCACTAGCTCCTTTGATGCATTGGAGGGTGCTCTGAGATCAACAGCAAAGCCTCTGCTTCACAGTTCTTATTCACCCTCCTCTTCCTTCAGCCCTCAGCCTAATGGCTGGAAAGTACCCATTTCAAATGGCCCTCCATCCCTTCCACCCCTACCCCGTCTGGACAATAATAACAGCATGCTGGGAGTTGGCCGGGTGCCTTGGGTGCGACTCAGTGGCTACCACGGTCACCATGCTCCCAGTCGTCTGGCACCTCCTCCCGAACAAGATGACATAATTTCCTGTCCGGGCTGTTGCTTGGTGGGGTTCAGCTTTCCATCGGTGTGCCTGCGTGGAGCCCCACCTTCTCGCCGAACCCCATCCCTACGCCAATACAGGAATCTTAATGGGGGAGAGGCGGCAGCTGGGAGGGCAAACAACGGACTGATGTGTCGAGGAGCTAAGGGTCTGGCTCCTCTTACAATGACCTGCGAACCTGGTTTGCCACTTCCAGAAGCACAGACGTAG